The Candidatus Hydrogenedentota bacterium genome contains the following window.
TGCGCTACCAGGTCGCCCGGTGGGGCGCCTGCCCCGCCCTCCTCTCCTGGCAGTTCTTCAACGAAATCAACAATGTCTACATGAAGGTGAGCCGGAAGGACGTGGTCCCGTGGCACGCCGAAATGGCCGAATCGCTGCATGCGATGGACCCGTGGAAACACCCCATAACCACCAGCTTCGGCGGCTCCTTCGAGGACCGCGCCATGTGGGAGCTGCCCGGCATGGACTTCGCCCAGTTCCATCTGTACCTCGACGGCACCGGCGACGGCGTGACCCGCCAGATTGGCGCCGTGGTCGGCCGCTTCCATGAACGCTACGAAAAGCCCATGTTCATCGGCGAGTACGGGGTCAGTTTCCGCGGCCCCGGGCGCGATCAGGACCCCCACCTGCGCGGACTGCGCCAGGGGCTCTGGGCCGGCCTCCTCGCGGGAAGCGCGGGAACCGCCATGCCCTGGTGGTGGGACCACCTCCACCCGCAAAACGCCTGGAGGCTCTGGACCGCCCTCAACCGCTTCATCGAGGGCACCGGGCTGGGCGGGCCGGGCTGGAAGGCCGTGGACGCTGTCGCGGCGGGGGCGGACGGCGCGGAGCCGCCCGACCTGCTCGTCCTCGGCGATGATAAAACCATGCTGGCCTATCTCGTGGACCCCCACCGAAACTACCCGCACGGCGCGCTGGAGGAGGCCCCCCCGGAAATCTCCGCCAACGTCACCCTGCCCACAAGGCGTCCCGCAGGGACACTGCTCCGCGTCGAATGGTGGAACCCCGAAAAGGGGGAAATCATAAAAAGCGAAACCGTCGAGACCGGCGCCCCGCTGATGCTGCTGGCCTCGCCCCCCTTCAGCGTGGACATCGCACTGCGTGTCCTGCCCGTTCCCAGCGAATGACGCCCGGACTCACCATGATGCGAACATCATCCATTCAGTCCACCCCGTCCACCCCGTCCACCCGACCCGGCCGCCTTTCCACCCCATCTCAAGGAGCTCGCCATGTTTGACGGACTGACCCGGCCCCGCAACGCCCGCACCGGCCGTGTCGCCTCGTGGGACACCACCGGACGCAACAACGACCGCTGGCAGATTCCCGCCGGACAGACCGCGGTGCTGGCGGACATCAAAGGGCCCGGCCGCATCACCCACATCTGGATGACCCAGCCACACCACTACCGCAGCGCGCTGCTGCGCTTCACCTGGGACAACGCCGCCAGCCCGAGCGTGCTCGTCCCCCTGGGCGACTTCTTCGGACTGGGCCACACCATTGTGAACAGCTACCAGAGCTTCCTCTTCACCGCGTCCACGGCGCAGAACAACCAGATGGAGCGCGGCTGCGCACTGAACTGCTACGCGCCCATGCCCTTCCGCGAGCGCGCCCTCATCGAGCTGGTGAACGAGTCCGGCGAGGACCATTTCCAGTATTTCTATGTGGACTACGAGACCTATGACGCGCCCCCCGCGCCGGACGACCTCTATTTCCACGCCGAGTTCCGCAGGCAGAACCCCTTCGACGGGTGGGCGCATGAAATCCCGGTGAACACCCCGCTCGTGGACGTGGTCAACAGGGA
Protein-coding sequences here:
- a CDS encoding cellulase family glycosylhydrolase yields the protein MLPMLILCCAAGAAPVTLTPLLPPEMGHWAEFALAGVEHGAANPFDPAEFAVDVLFSPKGAAEQRVPAFWMQPQRQSFEADHESIRPEGAAEWRVRWTPSAAGETACTVLVSRGGGEFTEAGRGAFTVGSAQNGAMPMARVEPVEKRYFQRADGAPLPLLGANVCWFGNRGTPDYDEWLAALADARMNFVRLWMAPFGFGIETLPDERLNYNQKRAWQLDYVLRLAEEKRLYVMLCMDFHGIFQDEPDMWGGNDFWPKHPYNTAQGGPCEKQNDFFTLGAAKDLYRKRLRYQVARWGACPALLSWQFFNEINNVYMKVSRKDVVPWHAEMAESLHAMDPWKHPITTSFGGSFEDRAMWELPGMDFAQFHLYLDGTGDGVTRQIGAVVGRFHERYEKPMFIGEYGVSFRGPGRDQDPHLRGLRQGLWAGLLAGSAGTAMPWWWDHLHPQNAWRLWTALNRFIEGTGLGGPGWKAVDAVAAGADGAEPPDLLVLGDDKTMLAYLVDPHRNYPHGALEEAPPEISANVTLPTRRPAGTLLRVEWWNPEKGEIIKSETVETGAPLMLLASPPFSVDIALRVLPVPSE